The following are encoded together in the Raineyella sp. LH-20 genome:
- a CDS encoding exonuclease domain-containing protein — MMARPFGDPGRGRDKARDRGRDRGRSSGRARGGGRGRRSAGTLPAGPLQTYVLAPQPASRTPLAALPLLAVDLETTGLDPRRDRIISIGWVPVDGTVIRLGGAGQAVVSGEDLGEGGVGQSATVHGLTDDRLRDGVSLETAVGMLLEALAGRVVLAHHAAIEAGFLQAACRRLWDVRLDLTVVDTMRLHRRVVAPGFDDEPRGEDLRLWNARARFGLPVLRAHDALHDALAAAELYLAQIAELGLERADLRSVRS; from the coding sequence ATGATGGCCCGACCGTTCGGCGACCCGGGCCGCGGCCGGGACAAGGCCCGCGACCGCGGCCGGGACAGGGGCAGGAGTAGCGGCCGGGCTCGGGGCGGCGGTCGGGGGCGACGGTCCGCGGGGACACTGCCCGCGGGGCCGCTGCAGACCTACGTCCTTGCCCCGCAGCCCGCTTCGCGCACTCCGCTGGCCGCGCTGCCGCTGCTGGCCGTCGACCTGGAGACCACCGGCCTGGATCCACGGCGGGATCGAATCATCAGCATCGGCTGGGTCCCGGTCGACGGCACGGTCATCCGACTCGGCGGCGCCGGGCAGGCCGTCGTCTCCGGTGAGGACCTGGGCGAGGGCGGGGTCGGCCAGAGCGCCACCGTGCACGGACTCACCGACGACCGGCTCCGCGACGGCGTGTCGCTGGAGACCGCGGTCGGCATGCTGCTCGAGGCGCTCGCCGGGCGGGTGGTGCTGGCCCACCACGCCGCCATCGAGGCCGGCTTCCTGCAGGCCGCCTGCCGGCGGCTGTGGGACGTACGCCTCGACCTCACCGTCGTCGACACCATGCGACTGCACCGGCGGGTGGTCGCCCCTGGGTTCGACGACGAACCGCGCGGTGAGGACCTGCGGCTGTGGAACGCCCGGGCCCGGTTCGGTCTGCCGGTGCTCCGCGCCCACGATGCGCTGCACGACGCGCTGGCCGCCGCCGAGCTCTACCTCGCCCAGATCGCCGAACTGGGGCTGGAACGCGCCGACCTGCGCTCCGTACGTTCCTGA
- a CDS encoding DUF294 nucleotidyltransferase-like domain-containing protein, with translation MNVELTGIRDFLAAHHPFDLLPSAVLDALPGRLTSRYFRRGTVILSAGRPTEAVYILRSGAVDITDANGVLADRCGEGGAFGISSARDDGPSRFTMTALEDSLALLMTPEDFRGLLSAHPTFARFFDEQSAERLRAAVEALRVPGTGHEVLRTPLRGIVTRAPVSVDEDTAIRTAARLMTERRVSALLVTQPGGDARAAEETSGVLSGIVTDRDMRRLVVGEGMPVESPVSSIMTPHPITIDPDAPAVEAMLTMMQRGFHHLPVVEHGRPIGMVTSGDIMRLQQANPVAIVGAIVACQDLDGLIAARSRLPGVVRELVRQDATAAEIGRIVTAVGDAVTRTLLRLAEAELGPAPVPYAWVALGSQGRLELGLSSDQDNALVLADGPDPEAGLDPAADAWFAELADRVTAGLAACGHPLCPGDMMASNPAWRLTRSQWRQVFARWIDEPDSAAVLHADTFFDMRAITGGDLVDPMLAAVHRATAGNQLFLARLAREAVSWVPPIGFFRGFVLDRAGQGSRGLDLKAGGIAPIVQIARVHALAAGLPEVNTAARLSAAAATGTISRRRADDLRGAYELIGHLRHRHHSEQTERGEAADNVIDPATLATIDQHSLRDAFRIIKEAEQELAFTYRLHAVS, from the coding sequence ATGAACGTCGAGCTCACCGGCATCCGGGATTTCCTGGCCGCCCATCACCCTTTCGATCTGCTGCCGTCGGCGGTGCTCGACGCACTGCCGGGGCGGCTGACCAGCCGCTACTTCCGGCGGGGCACCGTCATCCTGTCGGCCGGACGGCCCACCGAGGCGGTGTACATCCTGCGCAGCGGTGCGGTCGACATCACCGACGCCAACGGGGTGCTGGCCGATCGCTGCGGCGAGGGCGGCGCGTTCGGGATCTCGTCGGCCCGCGACGACGGGCCGTCCCGGTTCACCATGACCGCGCTCGAGGACAGTCTGGCGTTGCTGATGACCCCCGAGGACTTCCGTGGTCTGCTGAGTGCCCATCCGACCTTCGCCCGGTTCTTCGACGAGCAGTCCGCCGAGCGGCTCCGGGCCGCCGTCGAGGCGCTGCGGGTGCCGGGCACCGGCCATGAGGTGCTGCGGACGCCGTTGCGGGGGATCGTCACCCGGGCACCGGTCAGCGTCGACGAGGACACCGCGATCCGCACCGCGGCGCGGCTGATGACCGAACGGCGGGTCTCCGCGCTGCTGGTCACCCAGCCCGGCGGTGACGCTCGGGCGGCCGAGGAGACCTCCGGTGTGTTGTCCGGCATCGTCACCGACCGCGACATGCGCCGACTGGTTGTCGGCGAGGGGATGCCCGTCGAGAGCCCGGTGTCCTCGATCATGACGCCGCACCCGATCACCATCGACCCGGACGCCCCCGCGGTCGAGGCGATGCTGACGATGATGCAGCGCGGCTTCCACCACCTGCCCGTCGTCGAGCACGGCCGGCCGATCGGGATGGTCACCAGCGGCGACATCATGCGCCTGCAACAGGCCAATCCGGTGGCGATCGTCGGTGCCATCGTCGCCTGCCAGGACCTCGACGGCCTGATCGCCGCCCGCAGCCGACTGCCCGGGGTGGTGCGCGAACTCGTCCGCCAGGACGCCACCGCCGCCGAGATCGGCCGGATCGTCACCGCGGTCGGCGACGCCGTCACCCGTACGTTGCTGCGGCTGGCGGAGGCCGAGCTGGGGCCGGCGCCGGTGCCGTACGCCTGGGTGGCGCTCGGTTCGCAGGGCCGACTCGAACTGGGCCTGTCGTCCGACCAGGACAATGCGCTCGTCCTCGCCGACGGTCCCGACCCCGAGGCCGGGCTCGATCCGGCGGCCGATGCCTGGTTCGCCGAGCTGGCCGACCGGGTGACCGCCGGGCTGGCCGCCTGCGGCCATCCGCTGTGCCCGGGCGACATGATGGCGTCCAACCCGGCCTGGCGTCTCACCCGGTCGCAGTGGCGCCAGGTGTTCGCCCGGTGGATCGACGAACCGGACTCCGCGGCGGTCCTGCATGCCGACACCTTCTTCGACATGCGGGCGATCACCGGCGGCGACCTGGTCGACCCGATGCTCGCCGCGGTGCACCGGGCCACCGCCGGCAACCAGCTGTTCCTCGCCCGGCTGGCCCGGGAGGCCGTCTCCTGGGTGCCGCCGATCGGCTTCTTCCGTGGCTTCGTCCTCGACCGGGCCGGCCAGGGCTCGCGGGGGCTCGACCTGAAGGCCGGCGGGATCGCGCCCATCGTCCAGATCGCCCGGGTGCACGCGCTGGCGGCCGGCCTGCCGGAGGTCAACACCGCCGCGCGGCTGTCCGCCGCGGCAGCGACCGGCACCATCTCCCGGCGCCGGGCCGACGACCTGCGGGGGGCGTACGAACTGATCGGCCACCTGCGTCACCGCCACCACAGCGAGCAGACCGAGCGTGGCGAGGCGGCCGACAACGTGATCGACCCGGCGACGCTGGCGACGATCGACCAGCACAGCCTGCGCGACGCGTTCCGGATCATCAAGGAGGCCGAGCAGGAGCTGGCCTTCACCTACCGCCTGCACGCGGTGTCATGA
- a CDS encoding non-heme iron oxygenase ferredoxin subunit, with translation MDEGIVVADQDQIAEGGVLVVPQATTGTDEDIAVFRSGDAYYALDDMCTHQEALLSRGWVEEGEVVCPLHLARFRLADGMPTCFPATWPTPTHRVEVRDGRIVVFPGVPADGAPALEH, from the coding sequence ATGGACGAGGGCATCGTCGTCGCGGACCAGGACCAGATCGCCGAGGGGGGAGTGCTCGTCGTTCCCCAGGCCACCACCGGCACCGACGAGGACATCGCGGTCTTCCGCAGCGGCGACGCCTACTATGCCCTCGACGACATGTGTACCCACCAGGAGGCCTTGTTGTCGCGCGGTTGGGTGGAGGAGGGCGAGGTCGTCTGCCCACTGCACCTGGCCCGCTTCCGGCTGGCCGACGGGATGCCGACCTGCTTCCCCGCGACCTGGCCCACACCGACCCACCGGGTCGAGGTCCGTGACGGCCGGATCGTCGTCTTCCCCGGCGTGCCCGCCGACGGAGCGCCCGCCCTGGAGCACTGA
- a CDS encoding putative ABC transporter permease, translating to MTHGLLELTLLGWSLRAVLSVFYLSGLLGTVVEMVYCAVKWGVMECRNGVVHMPFGPIYGLAGTAMTLVLTPLIGHLLVAFPVAIVVGTAVEYVAGLVLQRLDLRFWDYSDEPFNLQGLICPRYAVAWGGLGVLLVLTMQDALGWLDATVPAGVADPFLAVLTVGYLVCAVLTVPALIRLDRRVANLQAERDGGALPYDLGLPGWRLVDALVTERTLVYTYPHLDRVIDYCALTGCREYRIALTSTARARAAEWRGPRPSSSLPALPTERMA from the coding sequence ATGACGCACGGACTCCTCGAGCTGACCCTGCTCGGCTGGTCCCTCCGGGCGGTGCTGTCGGTGTTCTACCTGTCGGGCCTGCTCGGCACCGTCGTCGAGATGGTGTACTGCGCGGTCAAGTGGGGCGTGATGGAGTGCCGCAACGGTGTGGTGCACATGCCGTTCGGCCCGATCTACGGTCTGGCCGGCACCGCGATGACGCTGGTGCTGACCCCGCTGATCGGTCACCTGCTGGTGGCGTTCCCGGTCGCCATCGTGGTCGGCACCGCCGTCGAGTACGTGGCGGGCCTGGTGCTCCAGCGCCTGGACCTGCGGTTCTGGGACTACTCCGACGAACCGTTCAATCTGCAGGGCCTGATCTGCCCGCGGTACGCCGTCGCGTGGGGCGGCCTCGGCGTGCTGCTCGTCCTGACGATGCAGGACGCCCTCGGGTGGCTCGACGCGACCGTGCCGGCCGGCGTGGCCGACCCGTTCCTCGCCGTCCTGACGGTCGGCTACCTCGTCTGTGCAGTGCTCACCGTGCCGGCCCTGATCCGTCTCGACCGACGGGTGGCCAACCTGCAGGCCGAACGCGACGGCGGCGCGCTGCCGTACGACCTGGGGCTGCCCGGGTGGCGACTGGTCGACGCACTGGTGACCGAACGGACGCTGGTCTACACCTATCCGCACCTGGATCGAGTGATCGACTATTGCGCACTCACCGGCTGCCGGGAGTACCGGATCGCCCTCACCTCCACGGCGCGGGCCCGGGCCGCCGAGTGGCGCGGACCGCGGCCGTCGAGTTCGCTGCCCGCGCTCCCCACCGAACGAATGGCCTGA
- a CDS encoding hotdog fold thioesterase: MTIWYDDAIDVDVINERSRGSAVEHLGIVITAATDDSLQGTMRVDERTVQPAGVLHGGASVLFAETLASWAAMYTLDQSKQYAVGMEINANHVRPGLPGLLRGEATPVNLGRTTQIWDIRITNEAGKLVCVSRCTMAVLDLPAGARGFVS, translated from the coding sequence ATGACGATCTGGTACGACGATGCGATCGATGTCGACGTGATCAACGAGCGCAGTCGCGGCTCCGCGGTCGAGCACCTCGGCATCGTGATCACCGCCGCCACCGACGACTCGCTGCAGGGCACGATGAGGGTCGACGAACGTACGGTGCAGCCCGCCGGCGTCCTGCACGGCGGGGCGAGCGTCCTGTTCGCCGAGACCCTGGCCAGCTGGGCGGCGATGTACACCCTGGACCAGTCGAAGCAGTACGCGGTCGGGATGGAGATCAACGCCAACCACGTCCGCCCCGGCCTGCCGGGACTGCTCCGCGGGGAGGCGACGCCGGTGAACCTGGGGCGGACGACGCAGATCTGGGACATCCGGATCACCAATGAGGCCGGCAAACTCGTCTGCGTGAGCCGGTGCACGATGGCGGTGCTCGACCTCCCGGCCGGCGCTCGGGGCTTCGTGTCCTGA
- a CDS encoding MFS transporter gives MTVPRPATVPNDADSTAAVPAPSGRPRPGRAPWLPAALATTTAAWGGNQFTPLLGPYETLRDFDQLTVNMLLGAYVCGIVPALFLAARLQRAVRLRTLVAVAVLLSLTGSILLAAAGDRVTLLVIGRVLSGLALGMAMVNGGAWIRRLTLAGAPLSSRLLAAAARVSALSLTTGFGLGATAAGLLAFAAPAPLVSAYVPHLLLSGCSLLVIGLARDDDPGTAASEATGAAATTARPLGDSARTGTGRLLLAVLPVAPWIFGSLGLAYAILPQRLAAVRGPVSVLYLTLLCATALTAGFGVQQAIRRVRSPLRTPAPTIGMALFLAVVLLAAWRLPHLDPWTVWAMSGVLGVAYGLVISGSLVRIQLVAPAHAEATLSALLYAFAYTGFGLPVLLAWASTHTGYPTLLHAVAAVTVPLTVLSHLAGRSLHPHRPDQGTDRIDHADTTDRATPASTPTVTTVTADTADIHPADVLAAEAR, from the coding sequence GTGACCGTCCCTCGTCCCGCCACCGTCCCGAACGACGCCGACTCCACCGCAGCCGTGCCCGCCCCGTCGGGACGGCCACGGCCGGGCCGCGCCCCGTGGCTGCCGGCGGCGCTGGCCACCACCACGGCCGCCTGGGGCGGCAACCAGTTCACCCCGCTGCTCGGCCCGTACGAAACCCTGCGGGACTTCGACCAGCTGACGGTCAACATGCTGCTGGGCGCCTACGTCTGCGGGATCGTCCCGGCGTTGTTCCTGGCGGCCCGGCTGCAACGGGCGGTGCGGCTGCGGACCCTGGTCGCCGTCGCGGTGCTGCTCAGCCTGACCGGCAGCATCCTGCTGGCCGCGGCCGGGGACCGGGTCACCCTGCTGGTGATCGGCCGGGTGCTGAGCGGCCTCGCGCTCGGGATGGCGATGGTCAACGGCGGCGCCTGGATCCGCCGGCTCACCCTCGCCGGCGCGCCACTCAGTTCTCGGCTGCTCGCCGCGGCCGCCCGGGTGTCGGCGCTCAGCCTGACCACCGGCTTCGGGCTGGGAGCTACCGCCGCCGGCCTGCTCGCCTTCGCCGCTCCGGCTCCCCTGGTCAGCGCGTACGTCCCGCACCTGCTGCTCTCCGGCTGCTCGCTGCTGGTGATCGGTCTGGCCCGCGACGACGACCCGGGGACGGCGGCCAGCGAGGCCACGGGGGCTGCGGCGACGACAGCCCGGCCGCTCGGCGACTCCGCACGGACCGGTACCGGCCGCCTGCTGCTGGCCGTCCTGCCGGTCGCGCCGTGGATCTTCGGTTCCCTCGGTCTGGCGTACGCGATCCTGCCGCAGCGCCTGGCAGCGGTCCGCGGCCCGGTGTCGGTGCTCTACCTGACGCTGCTGTGCGCCACCGCGCTCACCGCGGGGTTCGGCGTCCAGCAGGCGATCCGCCGGGTCCGGTCACCGCTGCGCACTCCGGCGCCGACGATCGGCATGGCGCTCTTCCTGGCCGTCGTCCTCCTCGCGGCCTGGCGGCTGCCGCACCTCGACCCGTGGACGGTCTGGGCCATGTCCGGTGTGCTCGGCGTGGCGTACGGCCTGGTGATCAGCGGGTCGCTGGTCCGCATCCAACTGGTCGCGCCCGCCCACGCCGAGGCGACACTGTCCGCCCTGCTCTACGCCTTCGCGTACACCGGCTTCGGGCTGCCCGTCCTGCTGGCCTGGGCCAGCACCCACACCGGCTATCCGACCCTGCTCCACGCTGTGGCCGCCGTCACCGTCCCGCTGACCGTGCTGTCCCACCTGGCCGGACGGAGCCTGCACCCGCACCGCCCCGACCAGGGCACCGACCGGATCGACCACGCCGACACCACCGACCGGGCTACTCCCGCCTCGACCCCGACCGTCACCACCGTCACCGCCGACACGGCCGACATCCACCCTGCGGACGTGCTGGCCGCCGAGGCGCGATGA
- a CDS encoding IclR family transcriptional regulator — translation MTVPVPATAVPPEPGRAGSAPSILSKAFLLLECFSAEERVLTFTDLVERSGLPKSTVHRVLARLMSLGIIEEHDKAYRIGMRLFAITTSMPASHLRDLCLPFLARLHTWSRRPVHLAVLRGVRVAFLERLAAPDDDLPTPRPGEILPAHATAVGKALLAWLTVEERDGILPDPLPRFTPTTVTDRTVLERQLHAIRHNGLAHDLAEWDPGVFTAASPLVVHRRQVAAIAVSAPTADGLTDDLTAALRQTASALSARLQERIDAGEAGWHPVEDVRP, via the coding sequence ATGACCGTCCCCGTCCCGGCCACCGCGGTGCCACCCGAGCCCGGTCGTGCCGGCTCGGCCCCGTCGATCCTGTCCAAGGCATTCCTGCTGCTGGAGTGCTTCTCGGCCGAGGAGCGGGTGCTCACCTTCACCGACCTGGTGGAGCGCAGCGGCCTGCCGAAGTCCACCGTGCACCGCGTCCTCGCCCGGTTGATGTCGCTGGGGATCATCGAGGAGCACGACAAGGCCTACCGGATCGGGATGCGCCTGTTCGCCATCACCACCTCGATGCCCGCCTCCCACCTGCGCGACCTCTGCCTGCCCTTCCTGGCCCGGCTGCACACCTGGTCGCGCCGCCCGGTCCACCTGGCGGTGCTGCGAGGCGTACGGGTCGCCTTCCTGGAACGGCTGGCCGCACCGGACGACGACCTGCCGACTCCGCGGCCCGGCGAGATCCTCCCGGCCCACGCCACCGCCGTAGGCAAGGCGTTGCTCGCCTGGCTGACCGTCGAGGAACGCGACGGCATCCTCCCTGATCCGCTGCCCCGCTTCACACCGACGACGGTCACGGACCGTACGGTGCTGGAACGGCAACTGCACGCGATCCGGCACAACGGCCTCGCCCACGACCTGGCCGAATGGGATCCCGGCGTCTTCACCGCCGCCAGTCCGCTGGTGGTGCATCGGCGGCAGGTCGCGGCGATCGCCGTGTCCGCGCCGACGGCGGACGGACTGACCGACGACCTCACCGCCGCCCTCCGCCAGACGGCGTCCGCCCTCAGTGCCCGACTCCAGGAGCGCATCGACGCCGGCGAGGCGGGCTGGCACCCGGTCGAGGACGTACGACCCTGA
- a CDS encoding FMN-binding protein, with protein MKIVKPAAIAGATAAAVAGVLALNPTSHSLTAQAGPADSAGESSPTTASGTGGSSASTSSSPSASSSSRSTSRSSSSASPSAGSGTTATGSAVSTPYGSMQVKATVSNGTITAIQWVQLPGDGHSQRINSYAAPALVQQALQAQSAQVDGVSGATYTSGAFQQSLQSALTKAGFKG; from the coding sequence ATGAAGATCGTCAAGCCCGCTGCCATCGCCGGAGCCACCGCCGCCGCCGTCGCGGGTGTCCTGGCGCTCAACCCCACCTCCCACTCGCTGACCGCCCAGGCGGGGCCCGCCGACTCCGCCGGGGAGTCCTCCCCGACGACCGCCTCCGGCACGGGCGGTTCGAGCGCCTCGACCTCCAGCTCCCCGTCGGCGTCGTCGTCCTCCCGATCCACCTCGAGGTCGTCGAGCTCCGCCTCGCCGTCCGCCGGGTCCGGCACCACCGCCACCGGCTCTGCCGTGTCCACGCCGTACGGCAGCATGCAGGTCAAGGCGACCGTCAGCAACGGCACGATCACCGCCATCCAATGGGTCCAGCTGCCGGGCGACGGCCATTCCCAGCGGATCAACAGTTACGCCGCACCGGCCCTGGTCCAGCAGGCCCTGCAGGCGCAGTCCGCCCAGGTCGACGGCGTCTCCGGGGCGACCTACACCTCGGGCGCCTTCCAGCAGTCGTTGCAGTCGGCACTGACCAAGGCGGGCTTCAAGGGCTGA
- a CDS encoding Crp/Fnr family transcriptional regulator encodes MRKSDVLYRAGEPVAQLLVVHRGRIRIVRMTPGGHERLVRVLGPGDFIGEGAFLTGERPDHWATALSDAQLCVFRHEDLAGLVAEHPSIGLGMLSALSRRLSETERRWAAGSSAEVDVRLADYLLDLPARRTGGVAQLSLPMAKKDIASLLGTTPETLSRALARMARDGLVTLRGARGIELSDPDRLLDLASGR; translated from the coding sequence GTGCGGAAGAGTGACGTCCTCTACCGTGCGGGTGAGCCGGTGGCCCAGCTGCTGGTCGTGCACCGCGGCCGGATCCGGATCGTACGGATGACCCCGGGCGGCCATGAGCGGCTGGTGCGGGTGCTCGGGCCGGGGGACTTCATCGGCGAGGGAGCATTCCTGACCGGCGAACGACCGGACCACTGGGCGACGGCGCTGTCCGACGCCCAGCTGTGCGTGTTCCGTCACGAGGATCTCGCCGGCCTGGTGGCCGAGCACCCGAGCATCGGCCTGGGCATGCTGAGCGCACTGAGTCGTCGGCTGTCGGAGACCGAGCGCCGATGGGCTGCGGGCAGCTCGGCCGAGGTTGACGTACGACTCGCGGACTACCTGCTGGACCTGCCTGCCCGGCGGACCGGTGGTGTGGCGCAGCTCAGCCTGCCGATGGCGAAGAAGGACATCGCGTCACTGCTGGGAACGACCCCCGAGACGCTCAGCCGGGCCCTGGCCAGGATGGCCCGGGACGGTCTGGTCACGCTGCGCGGGGCCCGCGGGATCGAGCTGTCCGATCCGGATCGGCTGCTCGACCTCGCCTCCGGGCGGTGA
- a CDS encoding multicopper oxidase domain-containing protein, producing the protein MQLSHSAAGTAGAGNATDRRPTDRRPTGRRRRMLRRSTPMFGWLLAEVVMVMAHRFVPEPRWLMVHLLLLGAVSNAIVVWSGYVTDAILRGSGEHGRQDAAVLGLLNLGAVGVVVGLVADHRPALWTGATLVGLAAVLHAVGLAVRVRTSLPARFTITVRYYLAAGLMLPVGAWLGTRLAALPDADPVHARYLLAHLALNLLGWVGLTVAGTVITLWPTMLRTRADEATVAVGRRAWWLLVPSTVLLAAASLADLRWVAVLAALGYLSGLAVIAAPLARETLAKRPYDFGTWSMLAGLLWWAGCLVALAVGLTTAKDLTTAVEGLHALTGPFAAGFVAQVLFGALSYLLPVVVGGGPSIVRRTTAVVDQAAVARVVLANTAGLAFLLPVPSLVRVTTSLTVYVVMAWTIGVLIATVVTGLRSLRRRAATPPEPPREEDPLIRRRRGQGQLAAAVGVLALLVVAAGVVDPVAVVRSPTSPATRAAADAGAPAGVTPTGHTTTVAVTAADMRFTPATIEVPRGDRLVLEVTNADPKGQSHDLTLANGATSGRLAPGQTATVDAGVIGASLQGWCSVAGHKQMGMTLAITATGAGDATASPGSTGAMGTMDSMGAMGSTGSRAGAERAAGADAVWDRNASPAAGWTAYDPTLPPVGEGTVHQFTFTVREGVREVAPGVTQDAWTFNGTVPGTTLHGRVGDTFEITLVNDGSMGHGIDFHAGSLAPDRPMRTIQPGERLTYRFTATRAGVWMYHCSTMPMSLHIANGMYGAVVIDPPDLPRVDREYLLIQGEQYYGPQGGVADADKIAARTPDAVVFNGYPNQYDRAPLTARIGERIRLWVLDAGPNESLAFHVVGGQFDSVWKEGSWLLRNGRAPSTPGSDTGSGSDTGSGSGGSQTLDLLASQGGFVELSLPEAGHYSVVNHQMTLAERGAHGTLAVTD; encoded by the coding sequence GTGCAGCTCTCCCACTCCGCCGCCGGGACCGCCGGAGCCGGCAACGCCACCGATCGTCGCCCCACCGATCGTCGCCCCACCGGCCGGCGCCGACGGATGCTGCGGCGCTCGACGCCGATGTTCGGCTGGCTGCTGGCCGAGGTCGTGATGGTGATGGCGCACCGGTTCGTGCCGGAACCGCGCTGGCTGATGGTCCACCTGCTGTTGCTCGGCGCGGTGTCGAACGCGATCGTGGTGTGGTCGGGCTACGTCACCGACGCGATCCTGCGGGGCTCCGGTGAGCACGGCCGACAGGACGCGGCGGTCCTCGGGCTGCTCAATCTCGGCGCGGTCGGCGTGGTCGTCGGCCTGGTGGCCGACCACCGGCCGGCGCTGTGGACGGGGGCCACCCTGGTCGGTCTCGCGGCGGTGCTCCATGCCGTCGGTCTGGCCGTCCGGGTGCGCACCTCCTTGCCCGCTCGGTTCACCATCACGGTGCGCTACTACCTGGCCGCCGGCCTGATGCTGCCGGTCGGCGCCTGGCTCGGCACCCGGCTCGCCGCGCTGCCCGACGCGGACCCGGTCCACGCGCGTTACCTGCTGGCGCACCTGGCGCTCAACCTGCTCGGCTGGGTCGGGCTCACCGTCGCCGGCACGGTGATCACCCTGTGGCCGACCATGCTGCGCACCCGCGCCGACGAGGCCACCGTCGCGGTCGGCCGTCGCGCGTGGTGGCTGCTCGTCCCCTCGACGGTGCTGCTGGCCGCGGCGTCACTCGCCGATCTGCGCTGGGTGGCTGTGCTGGCCGCGCTCGGCTACCTGTCCGGGCTGGCGGTGATCGCCGCACCGTTGGCCCGGGAGACCCTCGCGAAGCGACCGTACGATTTCGGCACCTGGTCGATGCTCGCCGGACTGCTGTGGTGGGCCGGCTGCCTGGTGGCGCTGGCCGTGGGCCTGACGACCGCCAAGGACCTGACGACGGCCGTCGAGGGACTGCACGCGCTCACCGGTCCGTTCGCGGCGGGTTTCGTCGCACAGGTGCTCTTCGGTGCCCTCAGCTACCTGCTGCCGGTCGTGGTCGGGGGCGGGCCGTCGATCGTCCGGCGCACCACCGCCGTCGTCGACCAGGCCGCGGTGGCCCGGGTGGTGCTGGCGAACACGGCCGGGCTGGCGTTCCTGCTCCCGGTCCCCAGCCTGGTCAGGGTCACCACCTCGCTGACCGTGTACGTGGTGATGGCCTGGACGATCGGCGTGCTGATCGCCACGGTCGTCACCGGACTGCGCAGCCTCCGCCGGCGTGCCGCCACCCCGCCGGAACCGCCACGCGAGGAGGACCCGCTCATCCGGCGTCGGCGCGGTCAGGGCCAGCTCGCGGCAGCGGTCGGCGTGCTCGCCCTGCTGGTGGTGGCGGCCGGGGTGGTCGACCCGGTGGCCGTCGTACGCTCCCCCACCTCTCCCGCCACCCGGGCCGCGGCCGACGCCGGCGCGCCGGCCGGGGTGACACCGACCGGTCACACCACGACGGTCGCGGTCACCGCGGCCGACATGAGGTTCACCCCCGCGACGATCGAGGTGCCGCGCGGCGACCGACTCGTCCTCGAGGTCACCAACGCCGATCCGAAGGGCCAGAGCCACGACCTGACCCTGGCGAACGGGGCCACCAGCGGACGACTCGCCCCGGGGCAGACCGCCACCGTCGACGCCGGCGTCATCGGCGCCTCCCTCCAGGGCTGGTGCTCGGTGGCCGGGCACAAGCAGATGGGCATGACGCTGGCGATCACCGCGACCGGCGCCGGCGACGCGACAGCCTCGCCCGGCTCGACCGGCGCCATGGGGACGATGGACTCGATGGGAGCGATGGGCTCGACGGGCTCACGGGCGGGGGCCGAGCGGGCAGCCGGCGCGGATGCGGTGTGGGATCGCAACGCCTCCCCCGCGGCGGGGTGGACGGCGTACGATCCGACGCTGCCGCCGGTCGGCGAGGGGACCGTCCACCAGTTCACCTTCACCGTCCGGGAGGGCGTCCGCGAGGTGGCTCCCGGGGTCACCCAGGACGCCTGGACATTCAACGGGACAGTGCCCGGCACCACCCTGCACGGCCGGGTCGGCGACACCTTCGAGATCACCCTGGTCAACGACGGCTCGATGGGCCACGGCATCGACTTCCACGCCGGGTCCCTGGCGCCGGACCGGCCGATGCGGACGATCCAGCCCGGGGAGCGCCTGACCTACCGGTTCACGGCGACCCGGGCCGGGGTGTGGATGTATCACTGTTCGACCATGCCGATGTCACTGCACATCGCCAACGGCATGTACGGCGCGGTGGTGATCGACCCGCCCGACCTGCCTCGGGTCGACCGGGAGTATCTGCTGATCCAGGGCGAGCAGTACTACGGCCCGCAGGGCGGTGTCGCGGACGCTGACAAGATCGCCGCCCGTACGCCCGATGCGGTGGTCTTCAACGGTTATCCGAACCAGTACGACCGGGCACCGCTGACCGCCCGGATCGGTGAGCGGATCCGGCTCTGGGTGCTCGACGCCGGACCGAACGAGTCGCTGGCCTTCCACGTGGTCGGCGGACAGTTCGACTCGGTGTGGAAGGAGGGCAGCTGGCTGTTGCGCAACGGCCGCGCCCCCAGCACGCCGGGCAGCGACACGGGATCGGGCAGCGACACCGGATCGGGCAGCGGCGGCAGCCAGACCCTGGATCTGCTGGCGAGTCAGGGAGGCTTCGTCGAGCTCTCCCTGCCGGAGGCCGGTCACTACAGCGTGGTCAACCACCAGATGACGCTGGCCGAGCGCGGTGCGCACGGGACGCTGGCGGTCACCGACTGA